In a single window of the Lynx canadensis isolate LIC74 chromosome E2, mLynCan4.pri.v2, whole genome shotgun sequence genome:
- the ZNF473 gene encoding zinc finger protein 473: MDFTLEDWEQLGLDQGDLFWDTALDNYQNLFLLNPCKPKLTSCPDGGEELEAVVRESPESEGLAPYVSPRGTGDTCTYPLSDMAEVKNCPLAQDFLEEGLSQEIMETLSKDGLGNSSLGKAYVGESWLDSLLGDPESLLKSDVVTNKGSPTECRSRELQRDLGPEPLLSMREDSVMRDLPEKSPAKSQERGKDFGCDLDQSQQDPVQGGEKLYKCSECGESFSQSYHLIQHWIVHTREKPAVHEEYEEGCSQRSCLFVPLTTHTDYKSCAHNEGGKTCTQSTHLLWHQKIHTGEEPHKNQDSDPPSGLSLQPAEQQKPYTGDESYKGNEPGEGFSQTFPLTQHQKTHTQKRYECAKCKATFNFSKYLLQHQKTHATKTTSEHQECGKAFGQSMLLAEHQSIHPGEKPYECDQCGRPFRNISTLKVHQRVHSGEKPYKCNECGKSFYRSTHLNEHQRIHTGYRPYKCLQCVKSFSRPSHLIRHQSVHATGKSYCCARCKKTFSHNEYLVQHQKMHAMETLHECQECGERFFCSSTLACHQSVHAREKQALGESGSILSQDSEWREHPGVGEKHFKCSKCEKTFSCSKYLTQHERVHTRVKPFECDQCGKAFSKSTQLLRHQNIHSRVRPYECGDCGKAFIRSTSLTKHQATHKSEHPFTCNECGKTFSQSAHLSEHQLTHTEEKKLCKYSKCDKALAQGNCLTQHQRTDAGKKSSECDECDKSFHLSSCLSKHQRDHTGEKPHKCSDCEKTFSLGAQLLQHRRVHTGEKPYVCQKCGKAFSQSSCLSVHQRVHTGEKPYVCQECGKAFSQSSCLSVHRRIHTGEKPYVCAQCGKAFSQKANLMQHERVHTGEKPYACRVCGKAFGLSAHLNQHQRVHTQEKQ, from the exons ATGGACTTCACCTTGGAGGACTGGGAGCAGCTGGGGCTGGACCAGGGGGACCTGTTCTGGGACACGGCGCTGGACAACTACCAGAACCTTTTCCTGCTGA aCCCCTGCAAACCCAAACTGACCTCCTGTCCAGATGGTGGCGAAGAGCTGGAGGCCGTGGTCAGAGAAAGCCCAGAATCAGAGGGCCTTG CTCCTTATGTTTCGCCGCGGGGAACGGGAGACACCTGCACTTACCCTCTCTCGGACATGGCCGAAGTCAAGAACTGCCCTCTGGCACAAGACTTCTTGGAGGAAGGACTCTCCCAGGAGATCATGGAGACTTTGTCCAAGGATGGCCTCGGGAACTCCAGTCTGGGGAAAGCCTATGTAGGTGAGAGTTGGTTAGACAGTTTGCTAGGAGATCCAGAAAGCCTTCTGAAGTCTGACGTTGTTACCAACAAGGGAAGTCCCACAGAATGCAGGAGTCGCGAACTCCAGAGAGACCTCGGTCCTGAGCCCCTCCTTTCCATGAGGGAGGATTCTGTGATGCGTGATCTTCCTGAAAAGAGCCCAGCTAAGTCTCAGGAACGTGGGAAAGACTTTGGCTGTGACTTAGACCAGAGCCAGCAGGATCCTGTCCAGGGAGGCGAGAAACTGTATAAATGTAGTGAATGTGGGGAGAGCTTCAGTCAGAGTTACCATCTCATCCAGCACTGGATTGTTCATACTAGAGAGAAACCCGCTGTGCACGAAGAGTATGAGGAAGGTTGCAGCCAGAGGTCTTGCCTCTTTGTGCCCCTGACAACTCACACAGACTACAAATCCTGTGCACATAACGAGGGCGGGAAAACCTGCACTCAGAGCACACACCTTCTGTGGCATCAGAAAATTCACACTGGAGAAGAACCACATAAGAATCAAGACAGTGACCCTCCGTCAGGTCTCAGCTTACAGCCTGCTGAGCAGCAGAAACCCTATACAGGTGATGAGTCCTACAAAGGTAACGAGCCTGGCGAGGGTTTCAGCCAAACCTTTCCCCTCACCCAGCATCAGAAGACCCACACTCAGAAACGCTATGAATGTGCCAAATGCAAGGCGACCTTCAACTTCAGCAAATACCTCCTCCAACATCAAAAAACCCATGCTACGAAAACTACCTCTGAGCATCAGGAATGCGGGAAGGCCTTCGGGCAGAGCATGCTACTCGCTGAACACCAGTCCATTCACCCCGGAGAAAAGCCTTACGAGTGTGATCAGTGTGGGAGGCCCTTCAGGAATATCTCGACCCTAAAGGTCCACCAGAGGGTTCACAGTGGAGAGAAGCCTTACAAATGCAACGAGTGTGGGAAATCCTTCTACCGGAGCACTCACCTTAATGAACATCAGAGGATTCACACCGGCTACAGGCCCTACAAGTGTCTTCAGTGCGTCAAGAGTTTCAGCCGGCCCTCCCACCTGATTCGACACCAGTCTGTTCACGCCACAGGCAAGTCCTACTGCTGCGCCAGATGCAAGAAAACCTTCAGCCATAATGAATACCTTGTTCAACACCAGAAAATGCATGCTATGGAGACCCTCCACGAGTGTCAGGAGTGTGGCGAGCGCTTCTTCTGCAGCTCGACCCTAGCATGCCACCAGAGTGTTCACGCCAGAGAAAAACAAGCACTTGGCGAGAGCGGGAGTATCTTGAGTCAGGACTCAGAATGGAGAGAACATCCAGGCGTTGGCGAGAAGCACTTTAAGTGTAGCAAATGCGAGAAAACCTTCAGCTGCAGCAAATATCTGACTCAGCACGAGAGGGTTCACACCAGAGTGAAACCCTTTGAGTGTGACCAGTGTGGAAAAGCCTTTAGCAAAAGTACACAGCTCCTTCGCCACCAGAACATCCACTCTCGAGTGAGGCCGTATGAATGTGGGGACTGCGGGAAGGCCTTCATCCGCAGCACTTCCCTCACCAAACATCAGGCCACCCACAAGAGTGAGCACCCCTTTAcatgtaatgaatgtggaaagACCTTCAGCCAAAGTGCACACCTCTCAGAACATCAGTTAACTCACACTGAGGAGAAGAAACTCTGTAAATATAGCAAGTGTGACAAAGCCCTTGCCCAAGGTAACTGCCTTACTCAGCATCAGAGAACTGATGCTGGAAAGAAGTCCTCTGAGTGTGATGAATGCGACAAATCATTCCATTTGAGTTCGTGCCTTTCTAAGCATCAGAGAGATCACACAGGTGAGAAACCCCACAAATGCAGTGACTGTGAGAAAACCTTCAGCCTGGGTGCTCAACTTCTTCAACACCggagagttcacactggagaaaagccTTATGTTTGTCAGaaatgtgggaaagctttcagcCAGAGCTCATGCCTTTCTGTTCACCAGcgagttcacactggagaaaagccTTATGTTTGtcaggaatgtgggaaagccttcagccaGAGCTCGTGCCTTTCTGTTCACCGGAGGATTCACACCGGGGAGAAGCCTTACGTGTGTGCtcagtgtgggaaagccttttcCCAGAAAGCAAATCTGATGCAGCATGAGAGAGTTCACACTGGGGAGAAGCCTTATGCCTGCAGGGTCTGTGGGAAAGCCTTTGGCCTCAGCGCCCATCTCAATCAGCACCAGAGGGTCCACACCCAAGAGAAACAGTAG